The DNA region AGATGTGCCGGGTGCAGGCTTCTGGGGTTGCGATGCAGGGAAGTCTTTGTTGTAGCCGATGATGCTGGCAGTGTTGTTTCTTTATCGAACCTTTGTGGTGAATCTGTAAGCTTTGAAGCGGGCTCGTCCTGATTTTCGCACAAAACGCTATACAGAACTACGGAGAGAATTACCCGCCTAGCAGGATGGCTTGCCTAGTCGTTCTTTTGACCTGGATGGTCCGTCTACCTGGCAGCTTTTTTGACACGAGCAATCGTTATTTTTGGATGGTTTTCCCGCTTATCACAGCAGCTCTTTCAACACCTCCAGATATCTTATGCTTCGTTTCACCATAAATAAAAGCGAAGAAACCTTCTATCTAAAAAAAGGGAGCCACTATTTTGCTTGAAAGAAAATCAAGGCAAAGTTTTGCGTTGGTACTTGGTAGGGTGAAAGGGGCAAATGCCCCCTCTCCCTGCATGCGCACATCCCACATGGTGCTACTATAGCTGTATGATTGTATCCGCCACTCATTTCTCGGATTGTTCGCTAGTGCTAGCTGCAGCTACGGCAGTTGCAGCTGCAACTGCTTCACTTGCAATTTGTTATCAGCACTACATTTAACTATTTATTCGGGTTTAGCTATTTAAATAAGCTAAATGAGTGATTAAACAGGTACGGCTAGCTAGTGCGTAGTATTTACACAGCATGCAGTCTAAGCGGCCATATAGGTGAACAATTCCAGCAACTGAGTGCTTGATAATGGGATTACAGTACTCTCTATTTTAGAAATCTTTTAAAGTCGCATATCCAAAATCCTTTACGGAGGTGGGCTGGGATGAACTCTTGTAGTTACTTTGCTATGTGGTTTCATATGTGCCACACTCGCACCATTGCCACCTATCCAATTGGTCAAACAGACAACCTCGTTTGTTTCTTTTTGTTTTAGAAAACGACAAACAACAGTACATTACGATAAATCTAGCCCAAGGGCTTTAGAGGCCAGAGAAAGCCCATGGATCTGACCGAAACAAGACAGAGCAAAACTTCTCCATGCTACTCGCTCGTCAGGTGCCGTGCAGCAGCGATGGTCAGGGTCAGATTCGTGGGTCGCCTCCCTGTCCTCGAACGGACACGCCTCTCGGGCTCCCGCGCCGCCATGGACGGGGGAAGAGAGCAGCAGCAGGGTCCGCCGGAGCGGCAGCCCGGCAAGAACCTCATCAAGATCCCGTCTTACCAGGAGGTCTTCGGCACTGGCgcatcgtcctcctcctcgacgCCGCCCTCCTACAACCCTCCTCTAAACAGCACCGGCGCCCCCGCCGCTTCATCCTCCTCTTCGTCGTCGGGGTCGTTCTCGCAGGCTTTCTCCTTCCTCAAGTCATCCGATTTCtactcgcctccgccgccgcctccccagCCCACCTCCACCCCGAGGTATGTATACTGCCCTCCCCTTACTTGTTCCCAATCCCTGCGACGCCGGCCTCGACTGTGATGAGTTCGGTTTCCTGGCGCAGGCCGCCTCAGGCTAGCTCATCCGCGCCGGTGGCCCAGACCCAGAGCAAGAACGCAATTCTCGTCAGTCATAGGCAGGTACTGGGACGCGATTTCTGGCACCATGGCACTTcgattccccccccccccccccccccccctcttcctccccctcTTCTATGGCAAATTTCGAGTCTTTGTTCATTCTTGTTCCACAGAGAGGGAACCCTCTGCTAAAGCACATCAGGAATGCTAGGTGGGCGTTCGCCGATGTTGTGCCGGACTATGTGCTTGGTCAATCGTCATGTGCGTTGTACTTGAGGTACTTCTCATTCTCTGCATCTCGTTATATCTTCAGTTCAACTTTAGAAACTCTGAATTGCATTAAAAAAAACTTTAGAAACTTTGAATTGGACTTGTATAGATTAGTTGATTGTGCATCTACCATGAGACATTTTTTCTTCCTGCCTGAAGCCCACAACACTGTGTCATAGCTATGACTGAGATGATTCCTTTTTTGTAAGAATAATTCTCTAGTTGCTATGATTCCTTTGTTGTAAGAATAATTCTCTAGTTTTACTCTTTTGTGCTATACTGTGTCTTAGCAATTTTCAGTGTTGCTTATCAGGACATGATGGTGCTACAGAGTGTGTCCTTACTGTCATTCTGTGATTTTTACTGGTCAGTTTCTGTTGTTGCGGATGCAGTATCAGGTACCATCTTCTACATCCAGATTACTTGTATTATCGGATAAGAGAACTGCAAAAGAATTTCAGGCTGCGTGTCATCTTGTGCCATATTGATGTTGTAAGTTCAGTTTCTTGACTTACATATTTGCTTTGTCATAGGATGTGCATTTTAAAACATATTAACTTAAGAATTTTAGCAATCTCACTGTTCATAGGAAGATGTAGTCAAGCCTCTGCATGAAATTACAAGAACAGCACTGCTTCATGACTGCACCCTCCTGTGCGGTTGGAGGTATTATTCTATAACTTCCTAATGTGCTTGGATTAAGTAATTTCTTGTTCCTATTCTCTGTGCTACATCATGTGTTTTTATATCAATTCTACGGAATATGAATGTAATTCTGTGATGCGATCACCTTGTGCTGGATCTTATGTACTGCGGTATTACCTGTGAAGTACAGTTCTGTTCAAGAAAATGTTATTTAGCATCTCAATATTGAAATTCTGAAACAGTTGCACACATTTATTTTCATTTATCTGAGAATGAATTTAATGGCCTCCATTACACAAATCGGGGAGTTTTTATAACAAGATATCGATGTACTAGAATGTTGCGTGATGAAT from Panicum hallii strain FIL2 chromosome 9, PHallii_v3.1, whole genome shotgun sequence includes:
- the LOC112874362 gene encoding DNA excision repair protein ERCC-1, with the translated sequence MVRVRFVGRLPVLERTRLSGSRAAMDGGREQQQGPPERQPGKNLIKIPSYQEVFGTGASSSSSTPPSYNPPLNSTGAPAASSSSSSSGSFSQAFSFLKSSDFYSPPPPPPQPTSTPRPPQASSSAPVAQTQSKNAILVSHRQRGNPLLKHIRNARWAFADVVPDYVLGQSSCALYLSIRYHLLHPDYLYYRIRELQKNFRLRVILCHIDVEDVVKPLHEITRTALLHDCTLLCGWSLEECGRYLETIKVYENKPADNIREHMDNDYLSRLTHALTSIRHVNKTDVVTLGSSFGSLSQVMNASMEELARCPGIGERKVKRLYDTFHEPFKRVSTRPNLVVPDTPDREKASGQPSSTNDSSENTAGKPEASKKKGPDVRSTLTAAFAKYPEKMHSQSRDAANEAGEGGSSSNMEDGKTKD